Within the Catalinimonas niigatensis genome, the region TGCCAACCTGTTCTGAAACACTGAGTCCAAAGTCTACAATACGGTCTCCCGGATTGGCAAAAAACATTTCTTCCGAATTCTTACCCTGGAGGCTAATCAAATCGCTGGTATTGACACTGACCCTCACACTTTTGACAGAATTGTCCATCGCAAAAATATCTACCGGTAGCTTGAGTGATTCTCCGGGACTCAGCACCCTTGGCAAGGTTCCCAAAATCATCAGAGGTTTGCTTACCGGAGTCGTTTGTTCGGCTTGCCCATAAGCACCTTCATAAGCTGCTACCACCATTGTCCGCACTGAGCCTACATAGTTGGGCATACGTATGGTATGAATATTTTGCTCATCCTCTTCTAAAAAGAATGGTCCCAGAAACTTCACCACCGGCTGAAAGCGATTGGCACGTCGGCTCCCTTCTCCACGGCCAGCCTCATCACCACCGATAGCCAGTATCCTCTCTAGTTTGCCTCCGTAGGCGCCTATCACATAATCGTACATATCCCAGGTCTTGACACCCAGGGCCTCATGGGCATAGAAGTAATCGTGAGGGGAGGGTGTTTCAAAATTGGTAATATCCAGCAAACCTTCGTCTACCATAGCAATGGTATAAGCCATAGGTTTTTCATTGGCTTCCGATACTGTGATGATAACTTCACCTTCAGGTTCAATTTTTTCAGGCATGCTAATGACTGGTTCCAGATAGGTATCCGGATCAGTTACTTCCAGTGGAATTACCCCATACATGCGGATAGGTAAGTCATTGACGGTTTGGGCATGAGGTTGAAGCAGGGACACATGCACATAAATATTGGGCGTCATGTTTTCTTCAATCTCAAGTTCAAAAGCAGTCTCTCCTTCTTCTTCTAACTCTACCCAGTAAGTTTTTAGCACTTCTGTCCCATCTTCTATACTGACCAGTGCCCTGCCTTCCCCTTTTGCAGGAATGCTGATTCTGGCTTCTTCGCCCACCTGGTAGCTTGCTTTGTCTGCCGAAAAACTCAGCATGGCTGCGGCCTGAGGCGCATTGCGTCCATCCCGGCCAGCATATTCCGGCCAATCCAGGTAAACAACTTCTCCAGTACAATGACCTGATTCAGGATCACAGGCACGGAGGTAATAACGCCCCCAGGCCTCTTCCTCTACGCTAAAGCTCCAGTTGGTTTTTCCACTATTGATGCTGATGGTCTCCTGCAGGACAGGCTCCTGGTACTCATTCCCCACATAATTGGCGATGTAATTCCCGGACTGTTCCCACCACCAGCGCCAGTCCAGCTTATACAAAGACATTTCCAGCTCACGGCGGTTGAGCAGTTGCCCTCTTTCATCTACCACGACCAGACTTACCTGATGAGACTCTCCGGTAAGCAATGCACCACCCATACCCTCGCCCTGGGGTACATCCATGCCTACAAAAGAGGAGTAAGGATAGTAGGGTATGGTGAATCGGTCAATACTGAAGTTACCCCCTTCTTCATAGACTCTGCCGAAGAAAGTAGCATTAAGGACACCAGGAACTTCCTGTTCCAGACTTAGGTCTACATCAAAGCTGGCGCGCCCTTCTTCATCTATTCTACTATCAAAAACCTCCCGCCTCTCTCCGGAAAAATTCCTGGCCTCATCTTCAAACGTATGGTTAGGATAATCATCAAAAGCGGTACGCCCTGGACTTAGTTGTATCTCAAATTCAGCTCGCAGGTTACGCGCATTTGCACCACTAAGCCAGCTTACATTCAACTGACCTGTGGGACGCGAATTACGTGCGACAAAACGATCGGTACGGAAGTCCAGATCAATTTTAAGACGATTGGGACGCACCGTTTCTATGCGTAAGTTTTTGGTAAAAGTGGCGCCTCCCACTTGTACATTGGCTGTCCAATTGCCGGTAAGGGCATCTGCGTCAGTAGCTGTGCTGAAATTGTAAATATTGCCTACGGCATTGGTTCGTACGATGCGCTGTACCACTTGCCCACGGGGATTTTCCAATTGAAAAATGACCGGATGGTTGGGAGGCAAGGTTTTGGCTCTGTCTTCCAGTACAAAATTGATATGCAGTGAGTCTCCCGGACGCCAAACACCCCGGTCGCCATAAATAAAGCCTTTAATTCCGTTACTTACTTCCTGTCCGGCTACTTCAAAACTACTTAATGAAAGTGAGCTTCCATCATCTACTCTCAGATAGCCTCGCTGGCCTCCTTCAGATGCTACCAACAAATAAGGCTGACGCTCGCTCATGATCATCAACTCTCCATCACCATCGGTAGATCCTTCTGTAATCAGACGTTGCTGAAAATCATATAACCTCACGTCTACTCCGGAAAGTGGTTCAGTAGTGCGTAAGTTAGTGACGGCTACGTACAACTGATCATTTTCTCCCCGCTTGGCAATGATACCCAGGTCAGATGCCAAAAGGTTGGTCTTGGCGCTGCGGCGGAAGCCATAATAAGAAGGTGAGCAGGGATTTTCTCGTTCTTCCCAGTTGAAGTCTGGCGCATAATAATACTGGTTATATGCATCCCAGTATATTTTGGAGGGATCATCCCAGTCTTTGGCAAGGTCATAAGCGGTCAGGTCATTTTCTTCAACGTTATTTGCAGTACCGCAATCATACAGGGATTGGCTGTGGTGAAAGCTCAATACCACCTGATACAAAGCGCCGGGATCAGCCTGGATAATTTTGCTCAGATCCAGGGTAAAGCGATTCCATTTGCTCAGGTCTGTAGCACCGGATGCGTTGAGTGGTATTTTTTTCTGAGCTACCGGACGAGCCACCCGGCGGATCTCCTGCTCTCCATCAAACTGATTGACCTGAAAGAACTGACTCAGGTTATCTTCAAATATTTTTACAATTGTGACATCGACTGCCTTCAGGTTGACTGCTTCAAAAGGAAGCATCATACCATCGGTAGAGGGTAATACCACTCCCTGATTCACAAACCGAATCGCCGGCTTGACGGGCTCAAAAAACACATCCACTTCTGTGGTCTGCTCAAGCCGTTCCCCTTCCGTATTCTTTACACCTTCGTTGATCACCAGGGTAGAGTGCCCGGTGATTGCGTTGGCAGGGTACACCCTCAATATATTGTTGTCAATGATCCATCTTGATTCCCCTTCACCTTCCTGCCGGATTTGTACAAGTCCTTCCAAGGATTGATTTTCCTGTAAGGGGTCTGAGAAACGGAGTTCCACATATTGCTCAGGTTCTTCAATAACACGGTTGCCAATCAGGGAAAACTGTCCAACAGCAGGCAC harbors:
- a CDS encoding alpha-2-macroglobulin family protein, translating into MDTVKAFFLQLISRISSWYSNVSSWLYAWYSHASWRERGIAGGGVLVVLVLFVWLISLFSDEDFRGTEEVDEAYSAYISGYTAGIISSESSIRIQFNRPLADSTQLGKEVKKKYFSFNPSIQGKTYWLDPSTLEFIPEQKLQSGQQYQVKFALDELIDVPDELESFEYTLRTMQQNYDLQISGLTYEDREDLAKPVLVGTLLTADMAEASAIESMLTAVQDDNPLEIDWEHMSGTQTHQFTVRNISRLSGEATVRLTSNGEPIAVDKKDEIEIPVPAVGQFSLIGNRVIEEPEQYVELRFSDPLQENQSLEGLVQIRQEGEGESRWIIDNNILRVYPANAITGHSTLVINEGVKNTEGERLEQTTEVDVFFEPVKPAIRFVNQGVVLPSTDGMMLPFEAVNLKAVDVTIVKIFEDNLSQFFQVNQFDGEQEIRRVARPVAQKKIPLNASGATDLSKWNRFTLDLSKIIQADPGALYQVVLSFHHSQSLYDCGTANNVEENDLTAYDLAKDWDDPSKIYWDAYNQYYYAPDFNWEERENPCSPSYYGFRRSAKTNLLASDLGIIAKRGENDQLYVAVTNLRTTEPLSGVDVRLYDFQQRLITEGSTDGDGELMIMSERQPYLLVASEGGQRGYLRVDDGSSLSLSSFEVAGQEVSNGIKGFIYGDRGVWRPGDSLHINFVLEDRAKTLPPNHPVIFQLENPRGQVVQRIVRTNAVGNIYNFSTATDADALTGNWTANVQVGGATFTKNLRIETVRPNRLKIDLDFRTDRFVARNSRPTGQLNVSWLSGANARNLRAEFEIQLSPGRTAFDDYPNHTFEDEARNFSGERREVFDSRIDEEGRASFDVDLSLEQEVPGVLNATFFGRVYEEGGNFSIDRFTIPYYPYSSFVGMDVPQGEGMGGALLTGESHQVSLVVVDERGQLLNRRELEMSLYKLDWRWWWEQSGNYIANYVGNEYQEPVLQETISINSGKTNWSFSVEEEAWGRYYLRACDPESGHCTGEVVYLDWPEYAGRDGRNAPQAAAMLSFSADKASYQVGEEARISIPAKGEGRALVSIEDGTEVLKTYWVELEEEGETAFELEIEENMTPNIYVHVSLLQPHAQTVNDLPIRMYGVIPLEVTDPDTYLEPVISMPEKIEPEGEVIITVSEANEKPMAYTIAMVDEGLLDITNFETPSPHDYFYAHEALGVKTWDMYDYVIGAYGGKLERILAIGGDEAGRGEGSRRANRFQPVVKFLGPFFLEEDEQNIHTIRMPNYVGSVRTMVVAAYEGAYGQAEQTTPVSKPLMILGTLPRVLSPGESLKLPVDIFAMDNSVKSVRVSVNTSDLISLQGKNSEEMFFANPGDRIVDFGLSVSEQVGIGKVEINAAAGPIRADYNVEIDVRNPNPPVTTAISTLVGAGENWEASFEAVGMAGTNEAVIELSDIPPLNLGKRLAYLISYPHGCIEQTVSAAFPQLYLSNVQELSEQEQQRIEAHINQAIKRINAFRTNEGAFAYWPGSNDADEWSTSYAGHFLLEAQQKGYFVPPGILQSWISYQKRRATQWGRSQQYTREDLIQAYRLYTLALAGQEEQGAMNRMRELTDLGVAAQWRLAAAYALLEQNDVAETLITGLGNEVNNYRETAGTYGSALRDEAMILETLALMNQREKGLALFRRLSSALSNEDNWMSTQTTAYALLATTKFAEGMQLGEGINASIEIDGQPAVNLQSELSVVQRPVEMNGRNEHQVKVVNQSGGELYARVILRGKPALGNESAMQNGLQMNVVYKGVNGEAIDIEDLKQGTDFVAEVMVHNPGTEGSIQQLALSHIIPSGWEILNTRLLDMDQFNRQSDFEYQDIRDDRVFTYFDLAAGERKTFRVMLNASYIGRFYQPAIYCEAMYDNTINAGMAGEWIEVVEP